From a region of the Leptospira kmetyi serovar Malaysia str. Bejo-Iso9 genome:
- a CDS encoding HD family phosphohydrolase, whose translation MPSPGEQVESAMAWITDTLTRVRPILFVRRLQVVLVVITLLMVTWMLAIPFFGQDKMDLSPDGLYSEGKTAPEKIVSAKEIVYEDEDKTKAKKLAAYQSAPFVFDRDYAALQDQINKSIQEDMENFRSFKPSAEGRAYPELLSVVPRWKNRSKEEIELLYKTPGKGKLKDIIQQYSNLVFSSFCILRDIPPDFAAVKTSGARVRNQGIKEQISNLEGGYIVPRSYLYRDPDTVSILDRMAQEKLSRMDSAVLPIVQKISLSYIYSNPSCSYNAEETLAAKQFAADRAEPVNSRILAGEVIVKSGEIITPEIFKKLQIVNTYATRANIASIASILLIQTVFVVIIYIFLKKYNPKRLNDVSSNVIVFSLIWFLVLSCTIASRIFFNFETKYDTIFYFALFVPVGMVCLIISFIYDEQLSIAIGFYLSFFVFMASHYNPTSFMLGFVSCIVSASYGRNLKKRIDFIKAGLYIAGVQIIIASSGYLFDSRNYWVAIPSGSWIKDLIESNIFKLYVLCLINGFACSTAAQFLLPIYEYLFNVPTRFKLMELADTGHPLLQDLLTKAPSTYTHTFMVAALSERACQNLGLDWLLTRVGVYFHDIGKIPNAGFFVENQHLIPKKENIDKNNPALAAKIVIDHVLDGIEMAKKARLPREVIDFIPEHHGTSTMAFFYHKALSELSPTQKKKLKKQDFQYPGPKPQRKETAIVMIADSLEAASRSLEEITPESLDNLITKIIGIKLAENQLDECGLTLGDLESVKASFKEVLLSSLHSRPKYPSMEATKALEKKNAIGSANGHKNQKAATGKGH comes from the coding sequence ATGCCCAGTCCGGGAGAACAAGTCGAATCCGCTATGGCATGGATTACGGACACGCTGACCCGGGTCCGTCCGATTTTGTTCGTTCGAAGACTCCAAGTCGTTCTCGTAGTCATAACTCTTTTGATGGTGACTTGGATGCTCGCCATTCCTTTTTTCGGTCAGGATAAAATGGACCTTTCTCCGGACGGATTGTATTCGGAAGGAAAAACCGCTCCCGAAAAAATCGTTTCCGCAAAGGAAATCGTCTACGAAGACGAGGACAAAACCAAGGCTAAAAAACTCGCCGCTTATCAATCGGCGCCTTTCGTTTTTGATCGGGACTACGCGGCTCTACAGGATCAAATCAATAAATCCATTCAAGAAGATATGGAGAATTTTCGTTCCTTCAAGCCGAGCGCGGAAGGTCGGGCCTATCCCGAACTTTTGAGCGTGGTTCCCCGTTGGAAAAACAGATCCAAGGAAGAAATCGAACTTTTATACAAAACGCCGGGAAAGGGAAAGCTCAAGGATATCATTCAACAATACTCTAATTTAGTATTTTCTTCTTTTTGCATATTGCGGGATATTCCTCCCGATTTCGCCGCGGTAAAAACCTCCGGAGCGAGAGTTCGGAATCAGGGGATCAAGGAACAGATTTCGAATCTCGAAGGCGGTTATATCGTTCCGAGATCGTATCTGTATCGGGATCCGGATACGGTGAGCATTCTCGACAGAATGGCTCAGGAAAAACTTTCTCGTATGGATTCGGCGGTTCTCCCGATCGTTCAAAAAATTTCGCTGAGTTATATCTATTCCAATCCTTCCTGTTCTTACAACGCGGAGGAAACCTTAGCCGCAAAACAGTTCGCCGCGGATCGTGCGGAGCCTGTCAATTCGAGGATTCTCGCCGGCGAGGTGATCGTTAAGTCGGGAGAAATCATCACTCCCGAAATATTCAAAAAACTGCAGATTGTAAACACGTATGCGACCCGCGCGAACATCGCGTCCATCGCTTCGATTCTTCTGATTCAAACGGTTTTCGTCGTTATCATCTATATCTTTCTGAAAAAATACAATCCGAAACGATTGAACGACGTTTCGAGTAACGTGATCGTATTCTCCTTGATCTGGTTTTTGGTTTTAAGCTGTACGATCGCCTCGAGAATTTTCTTCAACTTCGAAACGAAATACGACACGATCTTTTACTTCGCGCTTTTTGTTCCCGTGGGAATGGTCTGTCTGATCATCAGCTTTATCTACGACGAACAACTTTCGATCGCGATCGGTTTCTATCTTTCCTTCTTCGTGTTTATGGCTTCGCATTACAATCCGACTTCGTTTATGCTCGGGTTCGTTTCCTGTATCGTCTCCGCGAGTTACGGAAGAAATCTCAAAAAACGGATCGATTTCATCAAAGCCGGTTTGTATATCGCGGGGGTTCAGATCATCATCGCTTCGAGCGGTTATCTTTTCGATTCGAGAAACTATTGGGTCGCTATCCCGAGCGGTTCTTGGATCAAGGATTTGATCGAATCCAACATATTCAAATTGTATGTTCTTTGTCTGATCAACGGTTTCGCTTGTTCGACCGCGGCTCAGTTCTTACTTCCGATCTACGAATATCTTTTTAACGTTCCGACCCGTTTTAAACTGATGGAGCTCGCGGACACGGGACATCCTTTATTGCAGGATCTTTTGACCAAGGCTCCTTCCACGTATACGCATACGTTTATGGTCGCGGCTCTTTCCGAACGCGCGTGTCAAAACCTCGGACTCGATTGGTTGTTGACCCGGGTCGGAGTTTACTTTCACGATATCGGCAAAATTCCGAACGCGGGATTTTTTGTGGAGAATCAACACTTGATTCCCAAAAAAGAAAACATCGACAAGAACAATCCGGCTCTTGCGGCGAAGATCGTCATCGATCACGTGTTAGACGGAATCGAGATGGCCAAGAAGGCTCGTCTTCCGAGAGAGGTGATCGACTTTATTCCGGAACATCACGGAACTTCCACGATGGCTTTTTTCTATCACAAGGCTTTATCCGAACTTTCTCCCACGCAAAAGAAGAAGTTAAAAAAACAAGACTTCCAATATCCGGGACCGAAACCGCAGAGAAAGGAAACCGCGATCGTGATGATCGCCGATTCTTTGGAAGCCGCTTCCCGTTCTTTGGAGGAGATCACGCCCGAATCCTTGGACAATCTCATCACCAAAATCATCGGAATCAAACTCGCGGAAAATCAATTGGACGAATGCGGGTTAACTCTCGGGGATTTGGAAAGCGTAAAAGCTTCCTTTAAGGAAGTTCTATTGTCGAGTCTTCATTCTAGACCGAAGTATCCGAGCATGGAAGCCACAAAAGCATTAGAAAAAAAGAATGCGATCGGTTCCGCCAACGGACATAAAAACCAAAAAGCCGCGACGGGGAAGGGACACTGA
- the aspS gene encoding aspartate--tRNA ligase, with protein MKQWIQESYKQRSWAGELSESQEGKKVVLYGWSFRFRDQGGVIFIDLRDRTGIIQVVARKELLGDSFTLAEKVRSEYVLAVTGTLKKRDVESINPRMQTGTIEVVLDQLEILNVAKTPPFSLDEFDDVSEELRLKYRYLDFRREELKNRMIKRHEFIFAIRNYLNKRKFVEIETPILNKSTPEGARDFLVPSRLNPNQFYALPQSPQIFKQILMVGGMERYFQIVKCFRDEDLRADRQPEFTQLDMEFSFVSQEEILAEIEGLVAEIYKEVFNIQLTVPFPRMTYKTAMEEYGSDKPDLRFGMKLVDVSEIVKDCDFNVFSGAVKSGGTVKVVCVPGGSVISRKEIEDYTAWLNRDYKAKGLAYMKHGSEGLESTITKRFKKEELDAISKACASKEGDMLFFGADEKEIVNHSLGALRLKLSERFETPKEGENNITWIVDFPMFEWNKDHKRWDALHHPFTSPSDDSIPFFESMETLQKNAGNATAKAYDLVMNGVEIGGGSIRIHSRDIQNQVFKVLGIDEEEAKEKFGFLLEALEYGAPPHGGLAFGIDRMLMLLTGGKSIRDVIAFPKTQKGLCLMSECPSPVEEKQLQELKIKLVKV; from the coding sequence TTGAAACAGTGGATTCAGGAAAGTTATAAACAGCGCTCTTGGGCCGGAGAATTAAGCGAATCCCAAGAAGGTAAAAAAGTCGTTCTTTACGGTTGGTCGTTTCGTTTTAGAGATCAGGGCGGCGTGATTTTCATCGATCTTCGCGATAGAACCGGAATCATTCAGGTAGTCGCGCGCAAGGAACTTCTCGGAGATTCTTTTACGCTTGCGGAGAAGGTTCGTTCCGAATACGTTCTCGCGGTTACGGGAACCCTCAAGAAACGCGACGTCGAATCCATCAACCCGAGAATGCAGACCGGAACGATCGAAGTCGTTCTGGATCAATTAGAAATCTTGAATGTCGCAAAAACTCCTCCGTTCTCCTTGGACGAGTTCGACGATGTTTCCGAAGAACTCAGATTGAAATACCGTTATCTGGATTTCAGAAGGGAAGAACTGAAAAATCGGATGATCAAAAGACACGAATTCATATTCGCGATTCGTAATTATCTCAACAAACGCAAGTTCGTCGAAATCGAAACTCCTATCTTAAACAAATCCACTCCCGAAGGCGCGAGGGACTTTTTGGTTCCTTCCCGTTTGAATCCGAATCAGTTTTATGCGCTTCCACAATCTCCTCAGATCTTCAAACAGATTCTGATGGTGGGGGGAATGGAACGATATTTCCAAATCGTAAAGTGTTTTCGAGATGAGGACTTACGCGCGGACAGACAACCCGAGTTCACGCAGCTCGATATGGAATTCTCGTTCGTAAGCCAAGAGGAAATTCTCGCGGAGATCGAAGGTCTCGTCGCTGAAATCTATAAAGAAGTTTTTAACATTCAATTGACCGTTCCTTTCCCGAGAATGACTTACAAAACCGCGATGGAAGAATACGGTTCGGACAAACCGGATCTTCGTTTCGGAATGAAACTCGTGGACGTTTCCGAAATCGTAAAAGATTGCGACTTCAACGTATTCTCGGGCGCGGTGAAAAGCGGAGGAACCGTAAAGGTCGTTTGTGTTCCGGGCGGTTCCGTCATCTCGAGAAAAGAGATCGAGGATTATACCGCTTGGCTGAACCGAGACTACAAAGCCAAGGGCCTCGCTTATATGAAACACGGAAGCGAAGGGCTCGAATCCACGATCACAAAACGTTTTAAAAAAGAGGAACTCGACGCGATCTCCAAAGCCTGCGCTTCGAAAGAAGGAGATATGCTCTTTTTCGGAGCGGACGAAAAGGAAATCGTCAATCATTCGTTAGGCGCTCTTCGTCTCAAACTTTCGGAACGGTTTGAAACTCCGAAAGAAGGGGAGAATAACATCACTTGGATCGTCGACTTTCCGATGTTCGAGTGGAACAAGGATCACAAACGTTGGGACGCTCTGCATCACCCGTTTACTTCTCCGTCCGACGATAGCATTCCATTTTTTGAATCTATGGAAACCCTGCAAAAGAACGCGGGCAACGCGACCGCAAAGGCGTATGACCTCGTGATGAACGGAGTCGAAATCGGCGGAGGCTCCATAAGAATTCATTCCCGAGATATTCAGAATCAAGTATTTAAGGTTCTCGGAATCGACGAGGAAGAAGCGAAGGAAAAATTCGGATTCTTACTCGAAGCTCTCGAATACGGAGCCCCACCTCACGGCGGTTTGGCGTTCGGAATCGATCGTATGTTGATGCTTCTGACGGGAGGAAAATCGATCCGAGACGTGATCGCTTTCCCGAAAACGCAAAAGGGTCTTTGTCTCATGAGCGAATGTCCTTCTCCCGTGGAAGAAAAACAGCTTCAAGAGTTGAAGATCAAACTGGTAAAGGTATAA
- a CDS encoding single-stranded DNA-binding protein, whose protein sequence is MANDINRVTLVGRLTRDPEFKSINGTSLVNFSLANGRTYVSNGEKREESHFFDCEVWGKPADIIQQYCKKGKQIAIEGRLKQDTWETPEGKKASRIRIVVENFQLLGSRDDGSSSSSGGSSSSGGNSYPSSPEYYAPAPDGDDDIPF, encoded by the coding sequence ATGGCTAATGATATCAACAGAGTGACTCTGGTCGGCCGCCTAACGCGGGACCCTGAGTTCAAATCGATCAACGGGACTTCTCTCGTTAACTTCTCCTTGGCCAACGGCCGGACCTATGTGTCTAACGGAGAAAAGAGGGAAGAATCTCACTTCTTCGATTGTGAAGTCTGGGGAAAACCGGCCGATATCATTCAACAATACTGCAAAAAAGGAAAGCAGATTGCCATTGAAGGAAGATTGAAGCAGGACACTTGGGAAACTCCCGAAGGTAAGAAAGCTTCTCGAATCCGTATCGTTGTTGAAAACTTTCAACTTCTCGGATCCAGAGACGACGGTTCTTCCTCTTCATCGGGCGGTTCCTCATCCTCCGGAGGAAATTCTTATCCATCCTCTCCGGAATACTACGCACCTGCACCGGATGGTGACGACGACATACCGTTTTAA
- the dnaB gene encoding replicative DNA helicase, producing MQSDSLYEPESERAFLGFLLLKGADNLIDVPVVPEDFYVDLHRRVYRAIADLVDKRITIDPVSVLNFLKENSLLKDEEKEFNYIYSLYRDTVVTQPLAYYATRIKRFSERRMYAKILQDSLELIRKEPGDNESVFNTVEKNLTEISRSIDAKGLLPVSSDKVALSDYIMEIMKNRGQITGLRTNFTKLDEATSGLKEHELMILAARPGNGKTTFALNIASNVALIFNQPVVIFSLEMSRIELLLKMVCADSQVESMKLKKSELTRSDAPKLLESIVRVTSAPIYIDDSGGLTIDDFKGRVRKLLTTEKIGLIVVDYLQLMSDPKNKEGGRQQEVASISRSLKQMAKEAKCPIIALSQMSRAVEQRSKDQKPQLSDLRESGAIEQDADIVSFIYREEKVKGDEEISPEMRGKAEIIIAKNRSGPIGSFHLAFRPELSRFDNID from the coding sequence ATGCAGTCCGACTCCTTATACGAACCGGAATCCGAAAGGGCCTTTTTAGGATTCCTGCTTCTTAAAGGAGCGGATAACCTGATCGACGTCCCCGTCGTTCCCGAAGACTTTTATGTGGATCTCCACAGAAGGGTCTATCGGGCGATTGCCGACCTTGTGGACAAACGGATCACGATCGATCCGGTTTCCGTCCTGAACTTTCTCAAAGAAAATTCTCTACTCAAAGACGAAGAAAAAGAATTCAATTATATCTATTCCCTTTATCGGGACACGGTAGTTACGCAACCTCTCGCGTACTACGCGACTCGGATCAAACGTTTTTCGGAAAGAAGAATGTATGCGAAGATCCTCCAAGATTCTTTGGAGTTGATCCGCAAAGAACCGGGCGACAACGAATCCGTATTCAACACGGTAGAAAAAAATCTCACCGAAATTTCGCGAAGTATAGACGCGAAGGGGCTTCTTCCCGTTTCTTCGGACAAGGTAGCGCTTTCCGATTACATCATGGAGATCATGAAGAATCGGGGGCAGATCACCGGTCTTCGTACGAACTTCACGAAGTTGGACGAGGCGACCTCGGGTCTCAAAGAACACGAGCTTATGATTCTTGCGGCTCGTCCCGGTAACGGTAAAACCACGTTCGCACTGAACATAGCGTCTAACGTGGCTCTTATATTCAATCAACCCGTAGTCATCTTCTCTTTGGAGATGAGCCGGATCGAACTTCTTCTCAAGATGGTCTGCGCCGATTCCCAAGTGGAATCGATGAAACTCAAAAAATCCGAACTCACCCGTTCCGACGCTCCCAAACTTTTGGAATCCATCGTCCGAGTGACATCGGCTCCGATCTACATAGACGACTCTGGCGGTTTGACGATCGACGACTTCAAGGGCCGCGTTCGTAAACTTCTCACCACCGAAAAAATCGGATTGATCGTCGTGGATTACTTACAGCTCATGAGCGATCCGAAAAACAAGGAAGGCGGTCGTCAACAAGAGGTCGCTTCGATTTCCCGTTCTCTCAAGCAGATGGCGAAGGAAGCGAAATGTCCGATCATCGCGCTTTCTCAGATGTCGCGAGCCGTGGAACAAAGATCGAAGGATCAAAAACCTCAACTTTCCGACCTTCGGGAATCGGGAGCGATCGAGCAGGATGCGGACATCGTCTCCTTCATCTATCGAGAAGAGAAGGTGAAAGGGGACGAAGAAATCAGTCCGGAGATGCGCGGGAAAGCCGAGATCATCATCGCAAAAAACCGTTCCGGTCCTATCGGTTCTTTTCATCTTGCCTTTAGGCCCGAGCTTAGCAGATTTGATAATATAGATTAA
- the rplI gene encoding 50S ribosomal protein L9, producing the protein MRVILQKDVINLGDAGDLREVTDGYARNFLFPKRLAVRANDGNTKAALHQKKLGELKREKRKKAMEGVSASLNGKEYDILVKTGGGDKLFGAVTPIDVASILKKNGIELDKRKIEIAEPIRNLGSYKIKIRLADGIQPVITLNVKREEE; encoded by the coding sequence ATGAGAGTGATCTTACAAAAAGACGTTATCAATCTCGGCGACGCGGGAGATCTTAGAGAAGTAACCGACGGTTACGCAAGAAACTTCCTTTTCCCGAAAAGACTCGCGGTTCGCGCCAACGACGGAAACACGAAAGCCGCTCTTCACCAGAAAAAACTGGGCGAACTGAAAAGAGAAAAGCGCAAGAAGGCTATGGAAGGAGTTTCCGCAAGTCTCAACGGTAAGGAATACGATATCCTCGTTAAGACGGGCGGCGGAGACAAACTTTTCGGAGCCGTTACTCCGATCGACGTGGCTTCCATTCTTAAGAAGAACGGAATCGAACTCGATAAGAGAAAAATCGAGATCGCTGAGCCGATCCGCAATCTGGGATCTTACAAGATCAAAATTCGTCTTGCAGACGGAATCCAGCCTGTGATTACGCTCAACGTTAAAAGAGAAGAAGAATAA
- a CDS encoding PhoH family protein, with translation MDIIPRGNGFQIEGESAKVDFALDFFKKLEANYRERPDRDFTDSFDFAYILKDAGKELRKKKVWETETDRAMPWKPSEKILTTYRGKHIYPRTRNQETYFHSFQDNLITFALGPAGTGKTFLSVATACRFLQAGTIDKIILTRPAVEAGENLGFLPGDLNQKVDPYLRPVYDALNECIGPEKTQEYIALTKIEIAPVAFMRGRTLSNAFIILDEAQNCTLAQLKMIMTRLGRSSRMCISGDSTQIDLDHGRSGLEKVVTLFKNTDQIGMVFFGKEDITRHPLVEVIVRKFEEL, from the coding sequence ATGGACATCATCCCAAGAGGAAACGGTTTTCAGATCGAGGGCGAATCCGCCAAAGTGGATTTCGCTTTGGATTTTTTTAAAAAGCTCGAAGCGAACTACCGCGAAAGACCGGACCGGGACTTCACCGATTCATTCGATTTTGCTTATATTCTAAAAGACGCAGGTAAGGAACTCCGCAAAAAAAAGGTATGGGAAACCGAAACCGATCGGGCCATGCCTTGGAAGCCGAGCGAAAAAATTCTCACCACGTATCGCGGAAAACATATCTATCCCCGTACTCGGAACCAGGAAACGTATTTCCATTCTTTTCAAGACAACTTGATCACGTTCGCGCTCGGACCCGCGGGAACCGGTAAGACGTTTTTGTCCGTGGCGACCGCATGCAGATTTTTGCAAGCGGGTACGATCGACAAGATCATTCTCACGAGACCTGCGGTGGAAGCGGGGGAGAATCTCGGTTTTTTACCGGGGGATTTGAATCAAAAGGTCGACCCGTATTTGCGTCCTGTTTACGACGCGCTCAACGAATGTATCGGGCCCGAAAAAACCCAGGAATACATCGCTCTTACGAAGATCGAAATCGCTCCCGTCGCATTTATGCGGGGTAGAACTCTTTCGAATGCCTTTATCATATTGGACGAGGCGCAGAATTGCACTCTCGCCCAACTCAAAATGATTATGACTCGTTTGGGAAGATCTTCCCGGATGTGTATTTCGGGCGACTCGACTCAGATCGACTTGGATCACGGTCGTTCGGGACTCGAAAAAGTGGTGACTTTATTCAAAAACACGGATCAAATCGGAATGGTGTTTTTTGGGAAAGAAGATATTACCAGACATCCGCTTGTGGAAGTAATCGTTCGTAAGTTTGAGGAGTTGTAA
- the rpsR gene encoding 30S ribosomal protein S18, whose protein sequence is MSENEIKEERSERPEQGEASAEMEGKPQRKQNKYKKKVCRFTADPELAKQINYKNIELLERFITNRGKIIPRRITGTSARYQRVLAREIRKARSIGLLPYKVN, encoded by the coding sequence ATGAGTGAAAACGAAATCAAAGAAGAACGTTCCGAAAGACCGGAACAAGGCGAAGCTTCTGCTGAAATGGAAGGAAAGCCGCAAAGAAAACAGAATAAATACAAGAAAAAAGTCTGCCGCTTTACCGCCGATCCGGAACTAGCGAAACAGATCAATTACAAGAACATCGAACTTTTGGAAAGATTCATCACCAACCGCGGTAAAATCATTCCAAGAAGAATTACGGGAACCAGCGCTCGTTATCAAAGAGTTCTCGCTCGCGAAATCCGCAAAGCAAGAAGCATCGGTCTTCTTCCTTACAAGGTGAACTGA
- the recO gene encoding DNA repair protein RecO has protein sequence MSGSASGSLKKTKGIVLESRTIQDGDAIIRLLPEQGQVENFRIRGIRKSKTRPIASVEPGSLSSVDYYNSKNKETHNVKEISLLNRYDKAKSGYFGMVLVSYLVELASSFTPDGAEHPGEFRLLSGALEELEENGPAPLILPFFKLRLLVSGGFLSKEILCHSCGTELKEMTSVTLQTSPFELVCGNCLHSDQNDLGLVQWIQTFLMLRFRDLKERKISVETLLDLDRICNRMLEPILRKKLKSSVTLYEALGENLGKLS, from the coding sequence ATGTCTGGAAGCGCTTCAGGATCTCTAAAAAAAACGAAGGGAATCGTTTTGGAATCGAGAACGATCCAGGACGGGGACGCGATCATACGTCTTCTTCCCGAACAAGGCCAAGTGGAGAATTTTAGGATTCGAGGAATCCGAAAAAGTAAAACGAGACCCATCGCTTCGGTGGAACCCGGATCTCTTTCCAGCGTCGATTACTACAATTCCAAGAACAAAGAGACGCATAACGTGAAGGAGATTTCCCTTCTCAATCGATACGATAAAGCGAAGTCCGGTTACTTCGGAATGGTTCTCGTTTCCTATCTCGTGGAACTCGCGTCCTCCTTCACGCCGGACGGAGCGGAACATCCGGGAGAATTTCGTCTTTTATCCGGAGCCTTGGAAGAGCTTGAGGAGAACGGACCCGCGCCCTTGATTCTTCCCTTTTTTAAACTTCGTCTTCTTGTGAGCGGAGGATTCTTATCCAAAGAAATTCTTTGCCATTCCTGCGGAACCGAACTCAAGGAGATGACATCCGTAACTTTGCAAACCTCTCCATTCGAACTCGTGTGCGGAAACTGTCTTCATTCCGATCAGAACGATCTCGGACTCGTTCAATGGATTCAGACTTTTCTGATGCTTAGGTTTCGGGACTTAAAGGAAAGAAAAATATCCGTTGAAACTCTTCTGGACTTGGACAGAATTTGCAATCGGATGCTCGAACCCATTCTTAGAAAAAAACTGAAATCGTCCGTCACTCTCTACGAAGCCCTGGGGGAAAATCTTGGAAAACTTTCTTAA
- the ybeY gene encoding rRNA maturation RNase YbeY: MSWWNETEVVENCKILFRRELSDSPCDLSLLLINDIDMKEINLLRRNKDKTTDVLSFPLEFDAAPLAAVLNERKRKNSCPLPPIALGEIVISVDTLKKQAVEIGHSEKDEFYRLLVHGFLHLLGYDHERGEEEERIMKLKEDECLEALQDL; encoded by the coding sequence ATCTCCTGGTGGAACGAAACGGAAGTCGTCGAGAACTGCAAAATTCTTTTCCGACGAGAATTGTCCGATTCTCCCTGCGACCTAAGTCTGCTTTTGATAAACGACATCGACATGAAAGAGATCAATCTTTTGAGACGGAACAAGGATAAGACGACGGACGTTCTTTCCTTTCCTCTCGAATTCGACGCAGCTCCTTTGGCCGCGGTTTTGAACGAAAGAAAAAGGAAAAATTCCTGCCCCTTACCGCCGATCGCGTTAGGCGAAATCGTGATCTCCGTGGACACGCTCAAAAAACAAGCCGTTGAAATCGGACATTCCGAAAAGGACGAATTCTATCGTTTGCTCGTTCACGGTTTTTTACATCTCCTCGGATACGACCACGAAAGAGGTGAGGAAGAGGAAAGAATCATGAAGTTAAAGGAAGACGAATGTCTGGAAGCGCTTCAGGATCTCTAA
- the argS gene encoding arginine--tRNA ligase: MKENETLKQIVLKALEEGVRELSASIPDADLSAFKIKIEYSRDEKFGDYSTSFALENSKILKKNPVQVSGDIVAILQKRNDLFETVDFTPPGFVNFRIAPSFLLKFIESSILSGNYFPKANDPLKINLEFVSANPTGPLNIVSARAAANGDAMASLLKAIGHKVDKEFYINDYGNQVFLLGVSTLVRIRELKGESSSLQEADDSTPIETILEKNILPAEGYRGEYIKDIASSLLKDSEKSPLIENLLKEKKYKELAELCSGWTVENNLIWQRKDLDAFGVEFDNYFSERTLHDSNKVLAVMKDLEKSGQIFEEDGKKVFRSTEYGDDKDRVVVRDDGRPTYLLADIAYHKNKIERGYDRIFDIWGPDHHGYIARLAGAVQSIGYKKENFKVIIAQQVNLLESGQKVKMSKRAGSFQTMSDLIGFLGKHGRDVGRYFFVMRSLDAPLDFDLDLAKDESDKNPVFYLQYAHARICSIFREVGNETSSEAATTLEMSDERKRLLFWIARFPEEIFDAANAMEPHRVTNYLQSFAKTFTGFYLGKNNRLKDATPEVRLGLARICLAAKNVLSEGLSLIGVSAPERMDKEN; this comes from the coding sequence ATGAAAGAAAATGAAACTTTAAAACAAATCGTATTAAAAGCGCTCGAAGAGGGGGTTCGCGAACTTTCCGCTTCCATCCCCGACGCGGATCTGAGCGCGTTCAAAATCAAAATAGAATATTCCAGAGACGAAAAATTCGGGGATTATTCCACTTCGTTCGCATTAGAAAATTCTAAAATTCTAAAGAAGAATCCGGTTCAAGTTTCCGGAGATATCGTCGCGATTCTCCAGAAAAGAAACGATCTGTTCGAAACGGTGGATTTTACTCCGCCCGGTTTCGTGAATTTTCGAATCGCCCCTTCGTTTCTTTTGAAATTCATAGAGTCTTCGATTCTTTCCGGAAATTATTTTCCGAAAGCGAACGATCCTCTCAAAATCAATCTCGAATTCGTTTCCGCAAATCCTACGGGACCGCTGAACATCGTTTCCGCGAGAGCGGCCGCAAACGGGGACGCGATGGCCTCTCTTTTGAAGGCGATCGGTCACAAGGTTGATAAGGAATTCTACATCAACGACTATGGAAATCAGGTTTTTTTACTCGGGGTTTCCACCTTGGTCCGAATCCGCGAACTCAAGGGAGAATCTTCGTCCCTCCAAGAAGCCGACGATTCCACTCCGATCGAAACGATCCTGGAAAAAAACATTCTGCCCGCGGAAGGTTATCGCGGCGAATATATTAAGGATATTGCAAGTTCTCTTTTAAAGGATTCCGAAAAATCCCCGCTGATAGAAAATCTTCTCAAAGAAAAGAAATACAAAGAACTCGCGGAGCTTTGTTCCGGTTGGACCGTGGAAAACAATCTGATCTGGCAAAGAAAGGATCTAGATGCGTTCGGTGTGGAGTTCGACAATTATTTCAGCGAACGCACGTTACACGATTCGAACAAGGTTCTGGCCGTGATGAAGGACCTGGAAAAGTCCGGTCAAATTTTCGAAGAAGACGGGAAGAAGGTTTTTCGTTCCACGGAATACGGAGATGATAAGGACCGTGTGGTCGTAAGGGACGACGGAAGACCGACGTATCTACTCGCGGACATAGCGTATCATAAGAATAAAATCGAAAGGGGATACGATCGAATCTTCGACATCTGGGGACCGGATCACCACGGATATATCGCGAGGCTTGCTGGCGCGGTTCAGTCGATCGGTTATAAAAAGGAAAACTTCAAAGTCATCATCGCGCAACAGGTCAATCTTCTCGAATCGGGACAAAAGGTGAAGATGAGCAAACGCGCCGGTTCTTTTCAAACGATGAGCGATCTCATCGGATTTTTGGGAAAACACGGAAGGGACGTGGGTCGTTATTTTTTTGTTATGCGTTCTCTCGACGCTCCTCTGGATTTCGATCTGGATCTTGCTAAGGACGAGTCGGATAAGAATCCGGTCTTTTATCTGCAATACGCGCACGCGAGAATCTGTTCGATCTTTCGCGAGGTCGGAAACGAAACGTCTTCGGAGGCCGCAACTACATTAGAAATGTCTGATGAACGAAAACGACTTCTTTTTTGGATCGCAAGATTTCCGGAGGAAATTTTCGACGCGGCCAATGCGATGGAACCGCATCGAGTCACGAATTATCTCCAGAGTTTCGCGAAAACGTTTACCGGTTTTTATCTCGGAAAAAACAACCGATTGAAGGACGCAACGCCCGAAGTTCGTTTGGGTCTGGCGAGAATTTGTCTCGCGGCCAAGAACGTTCTCTCCGAAGGACTTTCTCTCATCGGAGTTTCCGCACCCGAAAGAATGGATAAGGAAAACTAA